One Paenibacillus riograndensis SBR5 DNA segment encodes these proteins:
- a CDS encoding DUF2232 domain-containing protein translates to MAWSIAYLLLLLSLSTPLLIITTLFMIIPAVVLFTTLNTKQFIIHILPVLLIVGLITPVYVLIAVYFLIPALVMGRWYKKRSSAMSTLLAGMITILGEFLLLLLLGTALFNFDLTTYVNDVLQMVNSPLSELGAGNPLMSELKLSSEDVSTISHMTVQIIPMTLIISSFMIAVITHSIVRPILNSMEYAVPRMKPAREWRLPRSFIWYYLLGVVLSLVFGGADSGFMPMISDNLLPLLRIAFIIQTIGFLFFLVYERKWSKVVALLLAIPVILMPGLWIIGIVDLAFPLRELVTKSKR, encoded by the coding sequence GTGGCATGGAGCATAGCGTATCTTCTGTTGCTGCTCTCGTTATCAACCCCACTGCTCATTATCACTACACTATTTATGATTATACCGGCAGTAGTATTGTTCACTACTCTGAATACAAAGCAGTTTATTATTCATATTCTGCCTGTATTGCTGATTGTCGGTCTGATCACACCCGTCTATGTCTTAATAGCGGTCTATTTCTTAATCCCCGCCTTGGTGATGGGACGGTGGTATAAGAAACGCTCTTCAGCGATGTCCACTCTGCTTGCCGGAATGATTACCATCCTTGGCGAATTCCTGCTGCTGCTGCTGCTCGGGACAGCATTGTTCAATTTTGACCTCACCACCTATGTGAATGATGTGCTGCAAATGGTGAATTCACCGCTATCGGAGCTGGGGGCCGGCAATCCGCTGATGTCCGAATTGAAGCTCTCCTCGGAGGACGTAAGTACAATTAGCCATATGACTGTCCAGATCATTCCAATGACACTGATCATCAGCTCGTTTATGATAGCTGTGATCACGCACTCCATTGTCCGTCCGATTCTGAACAGCATGGAATATGCCGTTCCGCGAATGAAGCCGGCCCGTGAGTGGAGACTGCCGAGATCGTTCATCTGGTATTATCTGCTGGGTGTCGTGCTCAGCCTCGTGTTTGGGGGGGCAGACAGCGGATTCATGCCGATGATATCGGATAATCTGCTGCCGCTGCTAAGGATTGCTTTTATCATTCAGACCATCGGGTTCCTGTTCTTCCTGGTCTATGAGCGGAAATGGAGCAAGGTTGTGGCGCTCCTGCTGGCAATCCCCGTAATTTTGATGCCGGGGCTGTGGATTATCGGTATAGTCGACCTGGCGTTCCCGCTGCGCGAGCTTGTGACGAAATCGAAACGATAG
- a CDS encoding MazG-like family protein, giving the protein MPKDLDVAKRAKVIEWLKTEVIDQVSRLFKALWEGSTARVGDSLASLIMSSYILGRRLGIPYRELDDLLMEKLRKHRQEGHQLEEWYQDISALEDHMRKR; this is encoded by the coding sequence GTGCCGAAGGACCTGGATGTGGCGAAACGCGCCAAAGTAATTGAATGGTTGAAGACTGAAGTAATTGATCAAGTCTCACGGTTGTTTAAAGCGCTCTGGGAAGGCAGCACCGCGCGTGTAGGAGACAGTCTGGCCAGCCTGATCATGAGCTCCTACATTCTGGGACGCAGACTGGGCATCCCGTATCGCGAGCTTGACGATCTTCTGATGGAGAAGCTTAGAAAGCACAGGCAGGAAGGGCATCAACTGGAAGAGTGGTACCAGGATATATCTGCATTAGAAGATCATATGCGTAAGAGGTGA
- a CDS encoding CBS domain-containing protein: MNIAFFLLPKQEVACVTLDSTLRQTLERMEFHRYTAVPILNRNGEYAGTVTEGDLLWYMKDSGGAVTFENASKYLLKDVPLRMNNLPVSIDADMEDLINLAKVQNFVPVVDDMNRFIGIVRRSQIIEYCEKVVSRQSQESL, encoded by the coding sequence ATGAATATTGCGTTTTTTTTACTTCCGAAACAAGAGGTCGCCTGCGTAACCCTGGATTCAACGCTGCGCCAGACTCTCGAACGGATGGAATTTCACCGCTATACGGCAGTACCGATTCTGAACCGGAATGGAGAATATGCCGGGACGGTAACGGAAGGCGATCTGCTGTGGTATATGAAGGATTCAGGTGGAGCGGTGACTTTCGAAAATGCTTCAAAATATCTGTTGAAGGATGTTCCGCTGCGGATGAATAATCTGCCGGTGTCCATTGATGCGGATATGGAGGATTTGATTAATCTGGCCAAGGTGCAGAACTTTGTGCCCGTGGTCGATGACATGAACCGGTTTATCGGCATTGTCCGCCGGAGTCAGATTATTGAGTATTGCGAGAAGGTGGTTTCCCGCCAGTCGCAGGAATCGTTATAA
- a CDS encoding LCP family protein → MKKFKKMKKRYIILIAALVVIIGGGFLFQKPLAVLAFDLFLSDRVEDKLKQESYQPLVNDGTTTVKPEPVVYKSDPFSLMLLGTDQRENETARSDTMIYAVIRPEDYKILLISIPRDTYTEIIGHDDNKKDKITHAYAFGGQQMAKDTLENLLGHDIQYYATINFQGLKDAVDAIGGVPLPIKKDIVNKGKDHEKFTIKGGKSNYNGEEALNYTRYREDSDFNRTKRQQVFIDVVANKMLSISQIGNIPELLDIMGDNFKTDIQPSMIISLAKKFMGGKDMDISSFTVMGEGERIGGIYYDIVDEEDLTEAKAMIDNWMNASTPVDQLIEPGKAQNALEPAATAAAQ, encoded by the coding sequence ATGAAAAAATTCAAAAAAATGAAAAAAAGATATATCATCCTGATTGCTGCGCTGGTGGTAATCATTGGCGGCGGCTTCCTGTTCCAAAAACCGCTGGCCGTACTGGCCTTTGATCTTTTTCTGTCGGATCGGGTCGAGGATAAGCTGAAGCAGGAATCCTACCAGCCTCTCGTTAATGACGGCACTACTACGGTCAAACCCGAACCGGTTGTTTACAAAAGCGACCCGTTCTCTCTAATGCTGCTGGGGACAGACCAGCGCGAGAATGAGACTGCCCGTTCGGATACGATGATCTACGCGGTTATTCGTCCGGAGGATTACAAGATTCTGCTCATCTCCATACCGCGGGATACCTACACCGAGATCATTGGCCATGACGACAATAAAAAGGATAAAATTACGCATGCCTATGCTTTTGGCGGGCAGCAGATGGCCAAGGACACTCTGGAAAACCTGCTCGGACACGATATTCAATATTATGCCACCATTAATTTTCAAGGCTTGAAAGATGCGGTGGATGCAATTGGCGGCGTTCCGCTGCCGATCAAAAAAGATATTGTGAACAAAGGCAAGGATCATGAAAAATTCACCATCAAAGGCGGCAAGTCCAACTATAATGGGGAAGAGGCGCTTAATTATACCCGTTACCGTGAGGACAGCGACTTCAACCGCACCAAACGGCAGCAGGTTTTCATTGATGTCGTTGCGAACAAAATGCTGTCCATCAGCCAAATTGGAAACATCCCGGAGCTGCTGGACATTATGGGCGATAACTTTAAGACGGACATTCAGCCATCGATGATTATCAGCCTGGCCAAAAAGTTTATGGGCGGCAAGGATATGGACATCTCCAGCTTCACTGTGATGGGTGAGGGCGAACGTATCGGCGGAATTTATTATGATATTGTAGATGAAGAGGACCTCACTGAAGCTAAGGCCATGATTGACAATTGGATGAACGCCAGCACGCCGGTAGACCAATTAATCGAGCCGGGAAAAGCGCAAAACGCGCTGGAGCCTGCGGCTACAGCCGCAGCACAGTAA
- the opp4A gene encoding oligopeptide ABC transporter substrate-binding protein — MMKRRYCGLVLAMALMLSACSGIGSERLSYGVLSNKEAEVPAAGGTVTYGYSSPFQGLFEPAFYEGEDDYQVLEFITEAMFRVKDDLTTVPGIASWQESDDHTVFTFRIRPGVRWHNGDELTVEDWKFALETIASPEYTGSRYYSVEMISGAEAFHKGKAKEISGIKVIDPYTLRITMNSVRVNALDNLWPYPMNKRVYSGIAVKDMPDSDPVRKHPIGIGPFEVTNIQPGQLVEMKAFEDYYQGKPLLDGVTYKVFDDKDIVNLLDENVIDMATAPRDAYASLKQLDQVNILQSPELSYEYIGFKFGSWDHESQKIVMDNPKFADKRLRQAMYYALDREGIINQYSYGLGSLIETPVPSSSWAKIPDSEINTYPYSPERAKALLNEAGYVDRDGDGLREDPKGAPFVIHYDAMTGSTTAEARTRAILQNWRDVGLDVRLNGGQLKDLNTFYEAVENDDPSVELFNGVWGLASDPDPSGLWREIDLWNYPRFSSKRNEELIREGVGIKSYDKEHRKQVYYEWQKLVNEEVPMIFFAERINITAVNKRLQNVKVNSMSNIIDPQTWWIQEEN, encoded by the coding sequence ATGATGAAGCGCAGATATTGCGGGCTGGTGCTGGCGATGGCGTTAATGCTATCGGCTTGCAGCGGGATAGGCTCGGAGCGGCTTTCCTATGGAGTTCTTTCGAATAAGGAGGCGGAGGTGCCTGCAGCTGGAGGAACGGTTACATACGGATATTCCTCTCCGTTTCAAGGGCTGTTTGAACCTGCTTTTTATGAAGGCGAGGATGACTACCAGGTACTGGAGTTCATTACAGAAGCTATGTTTCGGGTAAAAGATGACTTAACCACGGTTCCGGGCATCGCTTCCTGGCAGGAGTCAGACGATCATACCGTGTTCACGTTCAGAATAAGGCCAGGCGTCCGGTGGCACAATGGCGATGAATTAACGGTAGAGGATTGGAAATTCGCGCTAGAAACCATTGCCAGTCCAGAGTATACAGGGTCACGGTATTATAGTGTAGAAATGATTTCAGGCGCCGAAGCCTTCCATAAGGGAAAAGCCAAGGAAATCAGCGGTATTAAGGTAATCGATCCCTACACCCTGAGAATAACCATGAATAGTGTAAGGGTAAATGCGCTGGATAATCTTTGGCCGTACCCGATGAACAAAAGGGTGTACAGCGGGATCGCGGTTAAGGATATGCCGGACAGTGATCCGGTGAGAAAGCATCCCATCGGCATTGGCCCGTTTGAGGTGACCAATATCCAGCCTGGACAGCTGGTGGAGATGAAGGCCTTTGAGGATTACTATCAGGGAAAACCGCTTTTGGACGGTGTGACGTATAAAGTGTTCGATGATAAGGACATCGTGAATCTTCTCGATGAGAATGTCATTGATATGGCTACTGCCCCGCGTGATGCGTATGCCTCGCTGAAGCAGCTGGACCAGGTGAATATTCTGCAATCGCCAGAGCTGTCTTATGAATACATAGGATTTAAATTTGGATCTTGGGATCATGAGTCCCAGAAGATTGTCATGGATAACCCGAAATTCGCGGATAAACGTCTGCGGCAGGCTATGTATTATGCGCTGGATCGTGAAGGGATCATTAACCAATATTCCTACGGTCTCGGCAGTCTGATTGAAACACCGGTCCCCAGCTCAAGCTGGGCGAAGATTCCTGATTCAGAAATCAATACATATCCCTACAGTCCGGAGAGGGCTAAGGCGCTGCTGAATGAAGCGGGATATGTGGACAGGGATGGCGACGGATTGCGGGAGGACCCGAAAGGCGCTCCATTTGTTATTCATTATGATGCAATGACGGGAAGCACAACTGCAGAAGCACGGACGCGCGCTATTCTGCAGAATTGGCGTGATGTTGGACTGGATGTACGGTTAAATGGCGGGCAGCTTAAGGATCTTAATACTTTTTATGAAGCTGTAGAGAATGATGATCCCTCAGTCGAGCTTTTCAACGGAGTATGGGGGCTGGCCAGCGACCCGGACCCGTCCGGGTTATGGAGGGAAATTGATCTGTGGAATTATCCGCGCTTCAGTTCAAAACGCAATGAAGAATTGATCCGGGAAGGCGTGGGAATCAAATCTTATGATAAAGAGCACCGCAAGCAGGTCTATTACGAATGGCAAAAATTAGTGAATGAGGAAGTGCCGATGATCTTTTTTGCTGAGCGCATAAATATAACGGCCGTCAACAAACGTCTGCAGAACGTAAAGGTTAATTCGATGAGCAACATTATTGACCCGCAGACATGGTGGATACAGGAAGAAAATTAA
- a CDS encoding endonuclease MutS2, translating to MNTDSQITLQYEEMKQDLGRYAVSYEGRKAVSGLAPMTYLPAVHRALDETAEAKELLEKGASVPIPSLEGMEWLMSLLGTGYLYSEKDFMAVSVFLQSCSQLRKYMQAKEQSAPRIASYAASLVELSGVREEIERCIRLGTIDDHASKGLERVRKRLTVAKDRLQRKIEAVMAKHQGILQENLVSMRGGRYVIPVKREYHKQVKGAVLDQSTSGQTVFVEPYEIASLQGELESLAAEEAREEMLILSMLTGLLEQEQAALRLNIEITGNYDFIFAKAKYARTMGARSVALNDRGYLRMNGGRHPKLEGMIPISLEFGNGYKSLIVTGPNTGGKTVVLKTLGLLTLMVQSGLLVPVEEGSDFTVFTDVISVIGDGQSLTQSLSTFSAQMRSIEGMLRDAGRGVLLLIDELAAGTDPGEGFALSIAILEELNRKGANIIVTTHFNELKVFAASTSGFQNARMEFDKDTLQPLYRLTIGEAGESYALQIAEKLGIPETVIRRSQQLVEQQREMDGDRSHWNSLNRTGHHRPGERAKQEMQRTERHPTEAAGPVKAPAAEQRPAEEEGDGKAPKKDFEIGDAVYVNPLDRMGIVYETRDAVGMVGVMVQKQKMRFNHKRLKPYLSKEELYPEEYDFDIIFESKETRKKRKLMRKRHVEGLSIIHEEEEK from the coding sequence ATGAATACAGACAGCCAAATCACACTGCAATACGAGGAAATGAAGCAGGATCTTGGACGTTATGCAGTATCTTATGAGGGGAGGAAGGCGGTGAGCGGACTTGCGCCTATGACCTATCTGCCAGCGGTTCACCGGGCGCTGGATGAAACGGCTGAGGCAAAAGAGCTTCTGGAGAAAGGGGCAAGCGTACCGATTCCTTCTCTGGAGGGAATGGAGTGGCTGATGTCTCTGCTGGGAACCGGGTATTTGTACAGCGAGAAGGATTTTATGGCGGTCTCAGTGTTTCTGCAAAGCTGCAGCCAGCTCCGTAAATACATGCAGGCCAAAGAGCAGAGTGCCCCGCGAATTGCATCCTATGCGGCGTCTCTGGTGGAGCTGAGCGGAGTGCGGGAGGAGATTGAACGCTGCATCCGGTTAGGGACCATTGACGACCACGCCAGCAAGGGGCTGGAACGGGTCCGGAAACGGTTGACTGTGGCTAAGGACCGGCTGCAGCGAAAGATTGAAGCTGTAATGGCCAAACACCAGGGAATCCTGCAGGAGAATCTGGTTAGTATGCGTGGCGGGCGGTATGTGATTCCAGTGAAACGGGAATATCACAAGCAGGTAAAAGGAGCGGTGCTGGATCAGTCCACCAGCGGGCAAACTGTTTTTGTAGAGCCTTATGAGATAGCTTCGCTGCAAGGGGAGCTTGAATCGCTGGCTGCTGAAGAGGCCAGGGAGGAGATGCTGATTCTAAGCATGCTGACTGGCCTGCTGGAGCAGGAACAGGCGGCGCTGCGGCTGAATATTGAGATCACGGGCAATTACGATTTTATCTTTGCCAAAGCCAAATACGCCCGGACGATGGGGGCGAGAAGTGTGGCTCTGAACGACCGCGGCTATCTGAGAATGAATGGGGGCAGGCATCCCAAGCTGGAGGGAATGATCCCCATCAGTCTGGAGTTCGGCAACGGATACAAATCACTAATAGTCACCGGCCCCAATACAGGCGGCAAAACCGTTGTGCTCAAGACGCTGGGACTATTAACCTTGATGGTGCAGTCCGGTCTGCTGGTGCCTGTAGAGGAAGGCAGCGACTTTACAGTGTTCACGGATGTAATCAGTGTAATCGGCGACGGGCAGAGCCTGACTCAGTCCCTGAGCACCTTTTCGGCACAGATGAGGAGTATTGAGGGAATGCTTAGAGATGCGGGCAGGGGCGTACTGCTGCTGATCGATGAGCTGGCGGCGGGTACGGACCCGGGGGAGGGTTTTGCGCTATCCATTGCCATACTTGAGGAATTGAACCGTAAAGGCGCAAATATCATAGTGACTACCCATTTTAATGAGCTTAAGGTTTTTGCAGCCTCTACCAGCGGATTCCAAAATGCACGGATGGAGTTTGACAAGGACACCCTGCAGCCATTGTACCGGTTGACGATTGGGGAAGCAGGTGAAAGCTATGCACTTCAGATTGCCGAAAAGCTGGGTATTCCGGAGACCGTTATCCGGCGCTCGCAGCAGCTTGTAGAGCAGCAGCGCGAAATGGATGGGGACAGAAGTCACTGGAACAGCCTGAACCGTACAGGACACCACAGACCCGGTGAAAGAGCCAAGCAGGAGATGCAGCGTACAGAAAGGCACCCAACCGAAGCAGCAGGGCCGGTCAAAGCTCCAGCAGCTGAACAGAGGCCTGCCGAAGAAGAAGGTGATGGCAAGGCGCCGAAAAAGGATTTTGAAATCGGTGATGCTGTGTATGTGAATCCGCTGGACAGGATGGGGATTGTCTACGAGACAAGGGATGCAGTGGGAATGGTAGGTGTCATGGTCCAAAAGCAAAAAATGAGATTCAACCACAAGCGCCTTAAGCCATACCTCTCGAAGGAGGAGCTGTACCCTGAAGAATACGATTTTGACATCATTTTCGAAAGCAAGGAAACACGGAAAAAGCGCAAGCTGATGCGGAAAAGGCATGTGGAGGGACTAAGCATTATCCACGAGGAAGAAGAAAAATAA
- the rpsR gene encoding 30S ribosomal protein S18, which translates to MAFKQREGGENDKRPARRGGRNKRKKVCYFTVNKITHIDYKDTELLKKFISERGKILPRRVTGTSAKYQRALTIAVKRSRQIALLPYTTE; encoded by the coding sequence ATGGCTTTCAAACAAAGAGAAGGCGGAGAAAACGACAAAAGACCGGCACGTCGTGGTGGACGCAACAAGCGCAAAAAAGTGTGCTACTTCACTGTGAACAAGATTACTCACATTGATTACAAAGACACTGAGCTTCTGAAGAAGTTCATCAGCGAACGCGGAAAGATCTTGCCGCGTCGTGTAACAGGTACAAGTGCAAAATACCAACGCGCTCTGACCATTGCTGTAAAACGCTCGCGTCAAATCGCGCTGCTGCCTTACACAACGGAATAG
- the ssb gene encoding single-stranded DNA-binding protein, with amino-acid sequence MLNRIILIGRLTRDPELRYTPAGVAVTQFTLAVDRNFTGQNGEREADFIPVVTWRQLAETCANYLRKGRLTAVEGRIQVRNYENNEGKRVYVTEVIADNVRFLESSQNREGGNAPSSGNVPEEPSYGGGGNSGRGNNNNFSRNNNNQDPFSGDGKPIDISDDDLPF; translated from the coding sequence TTGTTGAACCGTATCATTCTGATCGGTCGGTTGACCCGTGACCCGGAACTTCGTTATACTCCTGCTGGTGTTGCTGTAACGCAGTTTACGCTCGCCGTAGACCGCAACTTTACGGGCCAGAACGGTGAACGCGAAGCGGACTTCATCCCGGTGGTAACCTGGAGACAGCTGGCTGAGACCTGTGCCAATTACTTGCGCAAAGGACGTCTGACAGCGGTGGAAGGCCGCATCCAAGTACGGAATTACGAGAATAACGAAGGCAAACGTGTATACGTTACTGAAGTTATTGCCGATAATGTCCGTTTTCTGGAATCCTCGCAGAATCGTGAAGGCGGCAATGCGCCAAGCAGCGGGAATGTACCTGAAGAACCATCTTATGGTGGCGGCGGTAACAGTGGACGCGGAAATAACAATAATTTCTCGCGTAACAACAATAATCAAGATCCTTTTTCGGGCGATGGAAAACCGATCGATATATCGGACGATGATTTGCCATTTTAA
- the rpsF gene encoding 30S ribosomal protein S6: MRKYEVMYIIRPDIEQEAVQAAVEKFQGIISNGGEITKHEVQGKRRLAYEIKKFRDGVYVLVNFTAEPAVVTELERIMKISDEVIRYLITNDVA; this comes from the coding sequence ATGCGCAAATATGAAGTCATGTACATTATTCGTCCTGACATTGAACAAGAAGCCGTTCAAGCAGCAGTCGAAAAATTCCAAGGCATCATCTCCAACGGCGGAGAAATTACAAAGCACGAAGTGCAAGGTAAACGCCGTCTTGCGTATGAGATCAAGAAATTCCGTGATGGCGTTTATGTTTTGGTTAACTTCACTGCAGAACCTGCAGTAGTTACTGAATTGGAACGTATCATGAAGATTTCCGACGAAGTCATTCGTTATCTCATTACGAACGACGTTGCCTAA
- a CDS encoding YjzC family protein, protein MGEQTEYEKGDKAPNPGIYTEVGEARSFHTQIQHPKRIEMKKGDTFPETSNKNRKWKKAEKARVH, encoded by the coding sequence ATGGGCGAGCAAACCGAATACGAAAAAGGCGACAAAGCCCCCAATCCTGGCATCTATACGGAGGTAGGCGAAGCACGCAGCTTTCACACCCAAATTCAGCACCCCAAACGAATTGAAATGAAGAAGGGTGACACCTTCCCCGAAACCTCTAACAAAAACCGCAAGTGGAAAAAAGCTGAAAAGGCGCGGGTTCATTAA
- a CDS encoding DUF951 domain-containing protein yields MERKIFGLGDIVLMKKPHPCGTNEMEIIRMGMDIRIKCTGCHHSVLIPRAKFEKNMKKVLRSAGGENHE; encoded by the coding sequence ATGGAACGGAAGATTTTTGGGCTTGGCGATATTGTTCTCATGAAAAAGCCGCATCCTTGCGGCACCAATGAAATGGAGATCATCCGGATGGGGATGGATATCCGGATTAAATGTACCGGCTGTCATCACAGTGTGCTCATTCCCCGGGCTAAGTTCGAAAAAAATATGAAAAAAGTGCTGCGTTCCGCCGGGGGTGAAAACCACGAATAA
- a CDS encoding mechanosensitive ion channel domain-containing protein yields MNRWMLETLTAGDAVKEAVRFKDRVWNWVTDAEMWADVLFAGLRILLIFILTRIIIKVVYKVIDRSMEKESRGRLLGDSRRFSTVGGLLKNVVTFICNFVMIMLVLSEFHFDLGPLLAGAGVVGLAIGFGAQSLVKDVITGFFIIFEDQFAVGDVIQTGTYKGTVEMIGLRTTRLLSSTGEVHIIPNGTIINVTNYSLANALAVVDVPVKIERGLEATLALIGEALKGIEERNSNVIAYPNILGIQSMSTSEYVIRVAANCLPNARDAAERQIQSDIKRALEKQTALEAAKAEQEAREQAEQAERAAREMEALEASQSGRESSGVRPDRQVAATHEGEKGEK; encoded by the coding sequence ATGAATAGGTGGATGCTTGAGACCTTGACTGCCGGTGATGCGGTAAAAGAAGCGGTGCGGTTCAAGGATAGGGTATGGAACTGGGTAACAGATGCTGAAATGTGGGCGGATGTACTATTTGCAGGACTGCGTATTCTTTTAATCTTTATTTTGACCCGGATCATTATAAAGGTCGTATATAAGGTGATTGACCGTTCAATGGAAAAGGAGAGCCGTGGAAGACTATTGGGAGATAGCCGCAGATTCTCAACTGTTGGCGGGCTGCTGAAAAATGTGGTTACGTTCATTTGCAACTTTGTAATGATCATGCTGGTTCTTTCTGAGTTCCATTTCGATTTGGGACCCTTATTGGCGGGAGCCGGAGTAGTCGGACTTGCCATCGGGTTTGGCGCGCAAAGTTTGGTCAAAGATGTCATTACAGGCTTTTTTATTATCTTTGAGGATCAGTTCGCAGTTGGCGATGTGATTCAGACCGGGACCTACAAAGGGACGGTAGAAATGATTGGCCTCAGAACGACGAGACTGCTCAGCAGCACCGGTGAGGTGCATATTATCCCCAATGGCACCATTATCAACGTAACAAATTATTCGCTGGCCAATGCGCTCGCGGTAGTGGATGTTCCTGTAAAGATCGAACGGGGGCTGGAGGCTACGCTCGCTCTGATCGGAGAAGCGCTAAAGGGGATAGAAGAGCGGAACTCAAATGTCATAGCCTATCCGAATATTCTGGGGATTCAGTCGATGAGCACCTCGGAATATGTGATTCGCGTAGCGGCTAATTGTCTCCCGAATGCCAGGGATGCAGCAGAGCGGCAAATTCAGAGCGATATCAAGCGGGCATTGGAGAAACAGACGGCGCTGGAGGCGGCTAAGGCCGAGCAGGAGGCGCGTGAACAAGCGGAACAGGCTGAAAGGGCCGCGAGGGAAATGGAGGCCTTGGAGGCGTCGCAGAGCGGGCGCGAATCATCGGGGGTCAGACCTGACAGACAGGTTGCCGCCACGCATGAGGGTGAAAAGGGGGAGAAGTAA
- a CDS encoding DUF3343 domain-containing protein, which yields MDEELLIAFDSTQQALRAEMLLEYAEIEIDIFPTPKEITAGCAMSIQFFRGALGEVRKIVAEQHVEIRGIFREAEEGGYALIGEKEGLDE from the coding sequence ATGGATGAGGAACTCCTGATTGCTTTTGACTCGACCCAGCAGGCGCTGCGCGCAGAGATGCTGCTTGAATACGCAGAGATCGAAATTGATATTTTTCCTACTCCGAAGGAGATTACGGCCGGGTGTGCAATGTCGATCCAATTTTTTCGCGGAGCACTGGGAGAGGTCCGGAAGATTGTAGCAGAGCAGCATGTTGAAATCCGCGGAATATTTAGAGAGGCGGAAGAAGGCGGATACGCATTAATTGGGGAAAAGGAGGGGTTAGATGAATAG
- the yyaC gene encoding spore protease YyaC, with amino-acid sequence MNSSSKAVPLPEPSCLKISHADPNIYSAITHRLLFHFSRTNADTPIIIVCVGTDRSTGDSLGPLVGTALARFHSPLFHLYGTLDEPVHAVNLEETLTLIHEKHNNPFIIGIDACLGHSASVGCIQVVDGPLRPGAGVNKQLPPVGDIHLTGIVNVGGFMEYFVLQNTRLSLVMRLSDIIASSLYSALKQWNLHASSAATQER; translated from the coding sequence ATGAATTCTTCTTCGAAAGCTGTCCCTTTGCCGGAACCGTCTTGCTTAAAAATATCACATGCTGATCCCAATATCTATTCCGCCATTACGCACCGGCTGCTGTTTCATTTCTCCCGCACCAATGCGGACACACCCATCATTATCGTCTGTGTGGGCACAGACCGTTCTACAGGCGATTCGCTCGGGCCCCTTGTCGGGACTGCACTGGCCCGCTTCCACAGCCCCCTATTTCATTTATACGGGACATTAGACGAGCCTGTGCACGCTGTAAATTTAGAAGAAACCCTTACCCTTATTCACGAAAAGCACAACAACCCATTCATCATCGGCATCGATGCCTGCCTGGGCCATTCCGCCAGTGTCGGCTGCATTCAGGTAGTTGATGGTCCGCTGAGGCCCGGAGCCGGGGTGAATAAGCAGCTTCCCCCTGTCGGAGATATTCATCTCACCGGAATTGTAAATGTCGGCGGGTTTATGGAGTACTTCGTCCTGCAGAATACAAGGTTAAGTCTGGTCATGCGATTGTCGGATATCATTGCTTCCAGTCTCTATTCCGCCTTAAAACAATGGAATCTCCATGCTAGTTCTGCTGCGACGCAAGAGCGATAA
- a CDS encoding DUF4446 family protein → MSELNEIISEQLSMFIMGFALIIVVLAIVLMIQGTKIRKMRRKYEAMMNGNGIENLESLLIDLKNQGDMLEEVQREQKTIIEAAQVKLRGMKSKVAVKRYNAFGERGNDLSFSLAIIDDNRSGVVLTSLHNRENSYIYSKPLEGGESQYPLSPEEKEVIALASQQN, encoded by the coding sequence ATGTCGGAGTTAAATGAAATTATTAGTGAGCAGCTGTCAATGTTTATCATGGGTTTTGCGCTGATCATCGTCGTGCTGGCAATTGTATTGATGATACAGGGAACGAAGATCCGCAAAATGCGGCGGAAATATGAAGCTATGATGAACGGCAATGGAATTGAAAATCTGGAGAGTTTATTGATCGATCTCAAAAATCAGGGGGATATGCTGGAAGAAGTTCAACGCGAGCAAAAAACAATAATCGAGGCAGCACAGGTCAAACTCCGCGGCATGAAGTCAAAGGTTGCGGTGAAACGGTACAATGCTTTTGGAGAGCGGGGGAATGACCTGAGCTTCTCGCTTGCTATCATTGACGACAACCGCAGCGGTGTAGTCTTGACCAGTCTGCATAACCGCGAAAATTCGTATATCTACTCTAAACCGCTGGAGGGCGGGGAATCGCAGTACCCGCTGTCACCCGAGGAAAAGGAAGTTATCGCTCTTGCGTCGCAGCAGAACTAG